A region of Dehalococcoidia bacterium DNA encodes the following proteins:
- a CDS encoding hydantoinase B/oxoprolinase family protein: MTRCKGGDAGSRTQGRGQGQGWRVQQSVDATLGARAQALPEFVSSANQGTMNNVALGGRDPLRGRPFAYYGTVSGGPEAAPTGPVSRPSTPTSQIMNTPVKALHMAQPLATLERPIGRGSGREGRRRIGVAWCAPGSWWLSPR; the protein is encoded by the coding sequence GTGACCAGGTGTAAGGGAGGCGACGCGGGGAGCAGGACCCAGGGCCGCGGCCAGGGGCAGGGGTGGCGGGTCCAGCAGAGCGTAGACGCAACGCTGGGGGCGCGGGCCCAGGCCCTGCCGGAGTTCGTATCGTCCGCCAACCAGGGCACCATGAACAACGTGGCCCTGGGCGGCCGGGACCCCCTGCGGGGGCGTCCCTTCGCCTACTACGGGACGGTGAGCGGGGGGCCGGAGGCGGCCCCCACCGGCCCGGTTTCTCGGCCGTCCACACCCACGAGCCAAATCATGAACACGCCGGTGAAGGCCTTACACATGGCCCAGCCCCTGGCCACCTTGGAGCGCCCGATAGGGCGTGGCTCTGGCCGTGAGGGGCGCCGGCGGATTGGGGTGGCATGGTGCGCCCCTGGGAGTTGGTGGCTCTCGCCGCGGTGA